GGTAGCGGCGACGAGGGGCCCCAACTCTTCCAGCACGTCGTCGACTGTTTCGACCAGTTTGGCGCCGTCGCGGATCAGGCGATGGCAGCCCTGCGACATGCGATTGTCGACTCGTCCCGGCACGGCGAATACGTCGCGTCCCTGCTCGGCGGCATGGCGGGCTGTGATGAGCGCCCCGCTGCGCTGCGACGCCTCGACGACGATGATGCCCATCGACAGCCCGCTGATGAGGCGGTTACGTTGTGGAAACGTGCCGGCGAGCGGTTTCGTTCGCAAGGGGAGCTCGCTGAGGACCGCCCCCTGGCGGCGAATCTTTTCCGCCAGCCCGAGGTGTTCGGGCGGATAGAGCTCGAGTAGTCCGCTACCGAGCACGGCAATGGTGCGTCCCCCTGCCTCGAGTGCTGCACGGTGTGCCGCGCCATCGATGCCGCGCGCCATGCCGCTGACGACGGTCACGCCGGCGCGTGCGAGACTGGCCGCCAGTCGTTCGGCCTGCTCGAGGCCGTAGTGCGTGGCATGCCGCGAGCCAACGATCGCGACGGCCAATGCATCGCAGGAACGGATCTCGCCCGCGGCGTAGAGCAGTCCGGGCGGGTCGTGGATCTCGGCGAGCGCACGGGGGTAACCGGGTCGGGACGAGAGGAGCAACTCGACACCGTGCCGGCGGCACAAGGCAAGTTCCTCGCGCGCGGCGCCA
This genomic stretch from Pirellulales bacterium harbors:
- the dprA gene encoding DNA-processing protein DprA is translated as MRRTTQLSALPADERTAPGQSIDSEPDTEALAEIRLALVPGIGPRLRQALIDRFGSASAIFAAAPDQLRAVEGIGPKLTRALSAATDDGAAREELALCRRHGVELLLSSRPGYPRALAEIHDPPGLLYAAGEIRSCDALAVAIVGSRHATHYGLEQAERLAASLARAGVTVVSGMARGIDGAAHRAALEAGGRTIAVLGSGLLELYPPEHLGLAEKIRRQGAVLSELPLRTKPLAGTFPQRNRLISGLSMGIIVVEASQRSGALITARHAAEQGRDVFAVPGRVDNRMSQGCHRLIRDGAKLVETVDDVLEELGPLVAATEGPNGEELRHPAELLLNEIEQQVLAAIRSEVTTIDAVVETSGLEVSRVLATISALEVRRLIRRVSGNAVRRV